tatgatttctttttttatgtgACTTAGGAGAAGAGAATAAAGACTTCTATTTTTCACTTTTGTTGTATCCTTGCTTATTTCAACTCAACTTTTAAAAATACTATGATTGGAGTTTGAATCTCGGATcctctatttttattattattattattattattattattattattatttgttattttgataatatttagtgttttaatttttccacgttataatataaaacaacacatcacacccgtgcatcgcacgagtAAGGGTCTAGTAATAAAGtatcaaaaaatattatatatattgtctCCGTCTCTTAATATcaattcagacatttttttttatggaatatCAATTCAGACATGTTACATTGTCTTTTCTACCTTAATGTCTATTGAAATATCTTTAATAGTTAAGATGAAAACTAGTATTTATGTTTGTTCTAAgcctataatttctttttttttgtcatgtataatttcatttttatgtcATAATATTGATACACTTTTCACAACGGACATGACGTCTACAAACTTGATAATCGGAGTATATGCAAGTACCACCCACTCTTTAACAACGAAGTACCATCATAAACAAACACCAACAATTCATACTCACCACTAACCTATCATCCAGATCTCAGATTCAGAGAGTAACATATGGTTTATAAACTAGCGTGGCTCTTACACAATTATAACTATGTGGTTTAGTGTGTTgcaaataatattattcatgttttttttttatttttcattttctatcATGAAAGgttataaaataatgaaatttgggtaaaaaaaaataaataaatataaacgaATTATTATGATTTAAAGTTTTATGTTACCTCCTTACTAAACGTGCTAAAGGGGTATACTAATGCATTTTTATACTTAAGAGACATTTagtaattattaaaattttagaaaGTCCTTTTACAACTCTATAAGCATAAAAACATTTGATTGATGCAAGGATAACACATGAGCTTTATAAATTGAAAACTGATAAAGTCAAATTCTATTTGATCATTTAAAGGTTGGAAAATATGGCTAAAATTGTCAAGTTTACTGTTTTTATGATTATTCTTCTTTCCCTATTTCTTGTTGCAACAAACCTTGATGGTAAGTATTATCTCCTCTGCAAAAAAAATTCCTtcatatacataatatataatatCCCATATTCCCATTTTAGAACATTAATtcctttttaaattttctttttacattACAGTGGGTGGTATATGTGTTCGTGATAAGGATTGTCCAAACCGTCTTTGCCCATATCCTCATCATATGAGGTGTCGTAAAAGTATTTGTATATGTCGTTAATTATCAAGCTTTTATGTAGTTATTGTGATGAacttaataaaattttcttttagtttttaaaatttcacgAATCTTGTTAGTTTTGTACTTTAAGACGATGCAATTGAAATGAAAGTATCAAAGAATATTATCTACATTTTATCTTGATATTAATTATCCAAGTGCTAATTATGGGAAGAAGTAGTAAGGATATTATTTTATACTAATTAATAAACAATCACTacacataaaatattataatttatattaatttatatggTCACCTACCTTCTCTATTGCTGAGTAGTCTTGATATTACGCCTAGTGCACACTCCTCTTTGTGGTGACGTGATATTATTAGTCCCGGGCGCGAGATGAGTGATAATTGGTTTAAATTCAATATTAGTTGTTGCATTGGTAACGGTAATAACATTGAGTTTTTGCAATTTAAATGGTACGGAAACCAGACTTTTTGGGATCTTTTTCCTGATTTGTATGCTAAAGAAGCGATCAAGAATGTTAAGGTTTCTGATCGTCTGCGAGGAAATGGTTTAGTGACATTATGGAGGTGGAATTGGTCTGAATCGTTGAGTGTGAACGAAGCTCAGCAGCTTACTAAATTATAAGGTCTGTTCGATGGTTTTTCTCTTTCACAACAATAATCACGATCAGTGGCGCTGAATTCCAGATTTGAATGGATTGTTCACTGTTAAATCCTGTTACACGTATTTATTAGACCTGCGGCAGGTAGAGCTTCAAGATGCTCATGTGCTCGAGGTCATTCAGCGCCTGGAAGTTTGATGTTCCTTCGAAAGTAAATGTTTTCGGTTGGAGGTTATTATTAAATAGATTACCAACTAGAGCAGCTCTTCATCACTGTGGTATTTTGACTAATCATCATGAATTATCATGCGTCTTTTGTTTTCAACAAGCTGAGGACGAAAaacatcttttcttttcatgtccTTTTAGTAAGGGAGTATGGAACAAAGTTTTATCTTGGTTAGGGACATCATTACAAACCGGAGTCGGAGGTAgatatcattttcttttatttggtgATTTGTTCAAAATGAAAGACAAATGTCGTGTTCGGTACTTGGTATGGTTGACAACCACTTGGAATATTTGGAATCTTCgcaataaagtaatttttaaggGCAATATTCCGGATGTTTCGTCGTTATTGGAGACAATCAAACTTCATTCTTAGTTGTGGTTCATTAGTCGGTATGGGCGTAAGACTTGTACTCATCTTCCTTTTTGGTGTTTAAATTCTATTCTTGTATTCTGAGCACTTAGTTTAGTGCTCTTTGtcgtaagggtttgagtacccctttgtactccttataataaaattttgattataaaaaaaaaaacacataaaatatgatattatattGCTCCTCTTCTGTTAGAttacattttaaatataaacagcTTTCTTAAATACACTGTTGATGCATATGaataaatcataaaataaaaagaatttaattttcaaGAAGTGCAATCAAGGACTCAAGGTAATGGACTAGTCATTGAATTGGCGTATTACCGATATTCAAAGTTTTAACATATCAGATTgtgattgtcaaaaaaaaaaaaaacatatcagATTGTGGTTCAACTAGATtcactattttatatttttaaatattcatatatatatgaataaataagtataatttattttttcttcatacaagtataatttatttaactttttttttatagagataatttatttaactttttattgaccctttaaaaattattatataaaatagcataaagcACTAAACTTgattttgtaaccaaaaaaaaaaaacactaaactTAATTTAGCAGACAACACacagtaaaaataaaaataaattaacataattttttccAACAAAAGTAAAAGTACACCCTCTTAAATGTTTGGTTGTTCAATTTTCTACTTTTCAATTAGCGGATTTCTGCAAAAAGTCTCTTAATTCCATCAAATTTATTCTTTAGGCTTAGCACAAGCAAAATCGTGCAATCACTTCTCAAATGTTTTAAAAGATACTCCTCCTTCTTTCTACTTCAACTTTCTTCAATCTCTCATGCTTTCTCGTACTTTTCCAGATctaaacgattttttttttctttctcctgAAGCATTAAAATAAGTGTTCCACTCTACGGAACCGGATAAATTGCCGATTTCCCCTATTTTTTCGGTTTTCATCCGATTTTCAAGTCTATATTCCGATTCTACTACATGGAAGCTTTTGGGATGAATTGCATCAGGCACATGTCCGGTTCCAAGTTAAACTGATCAAACGGGTTGGTTTGGTCCGGTTTTGAATACCTTAATGCTAATACATTGTCAACACGAGATAGGGTATGTAACTCAACTAGTTTGAATTAAGAGTTAAAAATGTTGAGGAGTTAAAGTCCAGAGTTAATAAGTTTCGGTGAAGGtgaaaaaaatactaacattaaTGTAGGATTAACTTTGACCATTTCAAAAAAATACATTGTCAACTCAACGTACACATCATAATCAATTATGTATTTGACTTTAAAAGTGgttataataaaaaagttaaataagttttggtcttttagaaaattttttagttttgtttttagttctttaaatttttttagggaTTGACGtcgaacttggtagggaggaccacggttcgatcccccgcacaTACGATCAGGaaggggctggaaccacttgatgctagaactgccacgaaccagattcaactagtggtgaaaaaccaaaaaaaaaaaaagaattaataatGAAGAGGAAATAAACCAAGTGCAAAATAGTGACCGTACAATTTTAGCTTTATTTTAGGATTCAATTTGccctcttacgtttaaaaagttttaagttggtcccttaaTTTATTGCGGTCAACATAAGTTCGTCATTTTcgttaaattaaattttgatttaatttcgTCAaactttccgttaaattttaagttCATTTCATCTAAAACTTTCATATAGTGCCCTCCTAAATTGTCTGTGTATGCAAATCTGTTAGCCACGTGGACgatttaaattgaaatttgactaaaaggactaaaactttttaaacataaaggaacaaattgaaatataaaataaacgtaaaggaTCAAAATCAAGGTGAACTCTTTAAGATAGAACCCACCATCAACGTTTATGTCTGAATTTTTTATTTCGAATTTTCATTTAAGTTAAAGTTTGATCAGATTTTCATTAATTCCTTCATAATTTGAGAATATAATTTTGTAGTATATGTATGGAACTTCTGCTTAGAGTCCGTAGTCTAGTGCTAGTGAAACTAAGTCCAAAACCTATCTTGTTCAAAGTCGTTCTTCGCCTAGTCTAGAGTCCAGAATCTTGACGTTCAGAGTCCTTGAAATTCAGAGTTCAGAATCACTTCTTTGTTATCTCAGAATAACATAATCAacttttatttacttattttctgCGCACTCAATAAAATGGTTAGTGCACAAAACTGTTATCTTATACTTTGTTACCATCAAAACTCTAAGGATATAATTGCAGCATCAAACTTGTTCTAACAGAGCGAAGCTCTTTCATGGATTGAAAAGCTATAGGATTAGCATCTTGGTTATTGAGCTCAATGCGGAAACAATAGTGAAAGCGGTGAAGACCAGAAATTTTCCCATATCTCAATGGGGTTGTATCGCTCGCAGGTGTGTGATCGATTTCTAGATGCAAACACCAAGTCTTCCATTATCTTATGGGTCAATATAGAAGGGACCAAAGTGGGAAAATTTCTCTTCGCACCCACCCattttctcgcgcaccccccaaaCTTCCAAAATTGCCCCTGCAATGTTGACTTCGGGGACTACGActcgaattttttttggttcggaaaacgttttccgctCGCTCTtttttcggaaaacgttttccgaacgACTGGGTTTTATACCAGAACGTTACAGCTTTCTCTCATTCACCTAATCACTCCATCTAAAACTCTCACCCAACAAAAATTTTGTTTCCTTCGAATTTTGGCTCAAAATCAAGATTGCAACCTTGCCTAGACGTTTCAATACTCGTGGAGGCTCCAAATCCAGGTAAATTTTAGTTTGAACCGTTGTTTTTTTTGATATCCATGCTATATGTAGACTGTCATTCGTAACCCTTTTCTGACAAAATCgctcggaaaacgttttccgaacaAACCTCAAAAACGGTCGGAACGTGTTTTCCGAATGTCTGGGAGtttgaattttcaaatttgCAGCTACTGTACTATTTTATATgatcattttttatttccacATTAATCTAACAATTCATAATGGAATGCCTATTTGTGTTATTCATAATAACAAGATATAAATGTGTTATGTGTAGATATGGATGATGATCACGAGCTTCCAAAAAAGTCGAGGGAGGTTGTACTTGGCTTACGTAAACAAGATCCGGTAGAAGATGCCGAACCCATCAACTGTGCAATTCCAGTCAAATATGAAGCTACTGAGTGTGAAGCACCAGCTATTCACATTGATACAAGTGAGCATTTTGTGCCGGAAGAAACATATAAGGATCGAGATGAGTTGATTAAGTGGGTTAAGGGTCAAGCTGAAAAGTTACATTTTACAGTTGTAACTGTAAGATCGGACCAAGGATTGGTAAGTGGGAAGCCAAGTTTTGTGTTGGGTTGTGAAAGGGGAGGTGCGTACAGACCATCGAACTACAAGGCAAAGAAAAAGGTATCAATCGAAGAGAGGGGATCGAGGAAAATTGGTTGTCCGTTTAGACTCCGTGGTTATTTGCCGAAATCAAAGGAGTGGAATCTTACAATTGTGTCCGGCATTCACAACCATGTGTTGGATAAAGCTTTAGAAGGTCACCTAGTTGCGGGGCGTTTGAAACCCGAAGAGAAGGAGATGGTTGTCGAAATGACCGGAAATCAAATCCCACCTAGAAACATCATGTCTACATTGAAAAAGAGAAATCCAGATAGTGCGACAAGCATCAAGCAATTGTACAATGCCAAGCATAGATTGAAACTTGCAGCTCGGGGGCCAAGGAGTGAAATGCAACAACTTTTGAAATGTTTGGAGGAAAACAACTATTATTTCGAAGTTCGAACAGTTGGTGAGTCTGATACTATTCAAGACCTTTTTTTTGCACATCGTAAATCTATCGAACTGTTCAATACTTTTAGCGATGTTTTGCTTATGGATTCCACATATAAAACCAACCGGTACAAAATGCCATTGTTTGAGATTGTTGGCTGCACATCGACTAATAAGACATTTGGACTTGGTTTTGCTTTTCTAAGTAATGAAAAACATGACAATTTTGTTTGGGCTCTACAACAAGTGCAGCAACTTTTAGTGGACGAAAACAGTGCACCGAAGGTTATTGTGACTGACCGGGATGCCGCATTGATGAGTGCTATTCCCGATGTATTTCCAAATGCAACACCGCTAGTTTGTCGCTTTCATGTTAAGAAAAATGTCTCAGCTAGGTGCAGCGTGCTTTGTAAGATCAAACATGGTGAGGAGGAGAAGCAAGGGGACGTTGTTAAAAACATAATGTCTCAGTTTTACGAAGTGTTGAATTCTCCAACCGAGGAAGCATATTCTGAAGCGGTCATAAAGTTTAGAACCGTATGCGAAAGGTGGCCTAGATTTTATAACTATGTCAAAAAAACGGTTCTAGACACTGATGAAAAGAAAGTTGTGAGCGCGTGGACAAACCGTGTAATGCATTTTGGTAATACTACAACAAACCGAGCTGAGTCATCACATGCTGTGCTAAAAAAATACTTGTTAGATACAAATGGTGATTTTGTCAAGGTTTGGGGAGCAATACATGATATGTTGGTTAACCAACACACTGAGATTCAAGCAACTTTTGGGATCAGTCTGTCGTTACAAGAGCACAGATATGATGATAATCCGATGTACAATTTAGTGGTTTATAAGGTTTCAAGAACTGCATTGGGTTACATTCATGAAGAAGCCAAGAGGGCTGAGGAAGTTGGCATGGATAGCAAAAAGTGTGGTTGTGTGTTACAACGCACCCATGGATTGCCGTGTGCTTGTGTTCTTGCTAAAAAAATTCGCCACAACCGACCTATTAGGCTGGATGAGATTAACAACCATTGGAAGAAGTTGGTTTTCAATGACCGGGAGGATGTTGAACAACAAGTTGATGACTATTCTTGCTTGGCGGAGTGGAACGCTATTCAGGTTCGTCTACaactaataaaattatcaataaGTATTTATATAATGTGTTAGAATGataattacttatatattttttgtaggAGCGTTTGAGAACAGTCGATGTCCCCATGAAAATACAAATTAGAGAACAGCTGCGACAGATTGCATTCCCACAGTCTACGTCATTGAAACCTCCGGTTGTGGTTGGAAAGAATAAAGGGGTAAAAAGAAAGGGTGCTTGCGGGGAAAGTTCGATGACTCGGTCTCCTTCCTATTGGGAGCATGTGGAGGTGCAATTTCCGCCTAGCCAATCATCACAAGCAACACCATCGTCTTCCAAACAAAAGGGTGCACGTACCGGTAAAGTTAATCCAATCGAAGATCGACATATTCCATTTCTTGATGCAATGCCATTGTTCATGCATTCGCATATTGAGGATATAGTTGATGTCGATGGTGATGGTTTCTGCGGATTTCGTGTTATTGCTTTGGATACTCGCAACAATCAAGCTGATTATGAGCTAATTAGACTAAACTTGCAAAAGGAGCTAAGTAAGCACAAAGACGAATATTTGACGATATTTGGTTCTATGGAGCGTTATCAATATCTATATGACGCTTTCTTTCCACCGACGAGAAGGTCTAGTCGGCGCATGGCACCTAGAGAAAAGTGGCTAACGTTTCCAGACATGGGGCACATCATTGCCTCATACTTCAACAAGGTAGTAGTGTTGCTGACTAAGAGTGAAAGGTCTGGAGCTAGTGAAACTTTTTTTCCATTGCGAGGCACTCCTCCACAAGACCCGGATTCTAAGATTTTATGTATCGGAGGGGTTCCAGATCATTTTGTATATGTTAAGTTGAAGCAACATTGTCCATTACCTCCGACCTGTAAGACGTGGACTAAGTATTGTACGCAGGAAGCTTCTTCGTGGCAGAGTAGTTTCGTGGATAGACAAGCGGATTTCGTGGCATTGATGGATAATGAAAAAGGCGCTGTTGTTCCGAGACGTAAACTTCAAAAGGGAGACTCTAAAGAATGTCCAATCGATTGCTTGTAGTTTATGTTATTTAgcttaattaatgttttttgatTTAGCGCGATTGCGGCGTAGAATGTCACTTTAGGATGTCACTCTAGACTCATTTTGTAAGTGAACAcattttgaacaaattttgtaaaGTAGGTGAACATTGGACATTTTGAACACATTATGTAATATTCGATGTTCGATTTGATTGTCGAAACACATTATGCAAAcgaaattatatatatcaaagttAGATGTCCCAAACATATTACAATCCAATCAAAGTGACTTAACacattacaaaatttaaaagtaaacaaattaaaattcaaatacaCACAAACTAGTTATCACTGAGTATTAAAGCGTCTTGCAGCATCATGTGGGTCAAATCTTCCTCTACCCGGTAGTCTGCGCCTTGATCGGTACAAAAATGCTGGTTCGACAAACCCAAGCACCCTGTTCACAGTTTCATAAATCGGAGTTCCTGGCAATGCCTCATTTGCTTCAAGTGCGCGTCGTAGCTCAGTTCTGACATTGCGGCATATATCGAAAGTATCGGGAACTGACTGCGATTCTTGTTCCTCTATCAGTACCTCTAAGTTTGCTGGTCTAGGTGGTGCTTCCGGGGCAGCGATCGGACGCATAATCGGATGGGAGACTTTGTAGAACCATGATATATAGCCAGGTACATGATCCCATGCTCTCACAACAGTCGGTCCTCTCATTTCTTCGTCAATCATTCTCATCTCAACTTCTTCCATAAACACTCGATCAATCTGCAACAAACTCATCCCAGCTGGAGCACCCGCAGCAGGGTCTCTTGGAATGCCTTGAACATGACCAAATTGTCGCAGCACACGTTCAGGTAAATGTTTTGCCTTCAATGACCCGCACCTCAACCAACCAGAAAACCAGCAAACATCAATCAAGGGTCTCACATGACGGTGACCATCGTATggacaaaattcaaaatcaGAAACCTGCATGTTATCCAAAAATTGCCTATACAGGACAGGATCCCTATGTCCTTGTCCAGTGCTGAAGGTGGCATTACGTGGCATCTCCTCTCTGTAGTTCGGATCTCTACGCCACACAGTCATTTTTGGAAAGTGCATCATTATCCATCcctacaaacaaaaacaataaaattaaattatttcgAAAAGTATAATTATGAAAATAGATGACAACCAAAATACTAATTACCTGATAAAAGGACAAGTATCCGGCTACTTGCATACCACCGGCCTTGCACGAATCATCCAAATAGTGCTGCAGATATGTTAAAGCAGCCACACCCCAATTCCACTGATTCACATCCGACAAATCCTGAAAGTAGCTCAAATAAACTACGTCGACGTAGAATTGGCTTTTGTTGCTGAAAATGGTAGTGCACACCAAAAACAGCAAAAAAGCCCTAATACACTGCTGCCTCAACACCGTAATTTCATGCATCGGTCGGTTTTCACTCACAGCTTTGTCAATTTCCTCCCATCTTGTAGTGTACACAAATGCTAGATCTCCATAAGTTATATGCGGACCGTGTGTATCAATAAAAAATTCCCAACATTTGGATTCAGGCACTCCAAGATATGTATTCACAAGTTCAACTCCTTCAGCTCTTGATATCTTTCTGTGGTTCAACAGCTTTCCCTCGATCGGTAGATGTAACAGACATTGGACGTCATCCAATGTGATGCCAACCTCACCTATTGGTATGTGAAAGGTGCTAGTCTCCGAATGCCATCTTTCGGCAAATGCAGTGAGAACCCCGTGGTCTATTATGCTGTAATTGGTCCTCGTTAGCGGCTCTAAGCCGGTTGCTTCTATGGCTCTCCAAAACCAGTCCACATTCCGATCCATTTTTGGAAGGTTGATAACCCTCTTCCCGTTGGTAATGGCCCGCAtacttttcttcaaaatctgaaaattaatacataaatttatatcaagatataaaaacaaataattatttaataaatcatatgcaattaataatttatataccTTTTCATCACCAGGCTCTGCATTCCATATCGGAATTGCCCTATGCTTGTGGTATTCCGTTAATAAGGAAAAATTACTAGGTCCTCCCGGATAGCCATCCTCTGGTTGCAAATTGGGTGCATGTGGTGGTTGATGTGGTGCTTCATGTGGTGGTTGTTGTTGCATTTGTTGTTCCCGtggttcttcatcttcatcttcatcgagCCAGTCTGCATCATCGGCCAAATATTGACCAACATTTACATTCCCATCCTCAGCTGCATCTACGTCAACATCATCAACTTGTTGTCGCCTTGAACGTGATCGTGTCGCACCTGACCCCCCCGC
This genomic interval from Trifolium pratense cultivar HEN17-A07 linkage group LG6, ARS_RC_1.1, whole genome shotgun sequence contains the following:
- the LOC123888887 gene encoding protein MAIN-LIKE 1-like, translating into MEHNIGRSRLGRPSQAHSSARREAAAGNPPAKRGRRRQGQPPSQGTHDNEAGGSGATRSRSRRQQVDDVDVDAAEDGNVNVGQYLADDADWLDEDEDEEPREQQMQQQPPHEAPHQPPHAPNLQPEDGYPGGPSNFSLLTEYHKHRAIPIWNAEPGDEKILKKSMRAITNGKRVINLPKMDRNVDWFWRAIEATGLEPLTRTNYSIIDHGVLTAFAERWHSETSTFHIPIGEVGITLDDVQCLLHLPIEGKLLNHRKISRAEGVELVNTYLGVPESKCWEFFIDTHGPHITYGDLAFVYTTRWEEIDKAVSENRPMHEITVLRQQCIRAFLLFLVCTTIFSNKSQFYVDVVYLSYFQDLSDVNQWNWGVAALTYLQHYLDDSCKAGGMQVAGYLSFYQGWIMMHFPKMTVWRRDPNYREEMPRNATFSTGQGHRDPVLYRQFLDNMQVSDFEFCPYDGHRHVRPLIDVCWFSGWLRCGSLKAKHLPERVLRQFGHVQGIPRDPAAGAPAGMSLLQIDRVFMEEVEMRMIDEEMRGPTVVRAWDHVPGYISWFYKVSHPIMRPIAAPEAPPRPANLEVLIEEQESQSVPDTFDICRNVRTELRRALEANEALPGTPIYETVNRVLGFVEPAFLYRSRRRLPGRGRFDPHDAARRFNTQ
- the LOC123888888 gene encoding uncharacterized protein LOC123888888 — encoded protein: MSQFYEVLNSPTEEAYSEAVIKFRTVCERWPRFYNYVKKTVLDTDEKKVVSAWTNRVMHFGNTTTNRAESSHAVLKKYLLDTNGDFVKVWGAIHDMLVNQHTEIQATFGISLSLQEHRYDDNPMYNLVVYKVSRTALGYIHEEAKRAEEVGMDSKKCGCVLQRTHGLPCACVLAKKIRHNRPIRLDEINNHWKKLVFNDREDVEQQVDDYSCLAEWNAIQERLRTVDVPMKIQIREQLRQIAFPQSTSLKPPVVVGKNKGVKRKGACGESSMTRSPSYWEHVEVQFPPSQSSQATPSSSKQKGARTGKVNPIEDRHIPFLDAMPLFMHSHIEDIVDVDGDGFCGFRVIALDTRNNQADYELIRLNLQKELSKHKDEYLTIFGSMERYQYLYDAFFPPTRRSSRRMAPREKWLTFPDMGHIIASYFNKVVVLLTKSERSGASETFFPLRGTPPQDPDSKILCIGGVPDHFVYVKLKQHCPLPPTCKTWTKYCTQEASSWQSSFVDRQADFVALMDNEKGAVVPRRKLQKGDSKECPIDCL
- the LOC123892061 gene encoding protein FAR1-RELATED SEQUENCE 5-like yields the protein MDDDHELPKKSREVVLGLRKQDPVEDAEPINCAIPVKYEATECEAPAIHIDTSEHFVPEETYKDRDELIKWVKGQAEKLHFTVVTVRSDQGLVSGKPSFVLGCERGGAYRPSNYKAKKKVSIEERGSRKIGCPFRLRGYLPKSKEWNLTIVSGIHNHVLDKALEGHLVAGRLKPEEKEMVVEMTGNQIPPRNIMSTLKKRNPDSATSIKQLYNAKHRLKLAARGPRSEMQQLLKCLEENNYYFEVRTVGESDTIQDLFFAHRKSIELFNTFSDVLLMDSTYKTNRYKMPLFEIVGCTSTNKTFGLGFAFLSNEKHDNFVWALQQVQQLLVDENSAPKVIVTDRDAALMSAIPDVQRAL